From a single Streptomyces sp. NBC_01264 genomic region:
- the mshD gene encoding mycothiol synthase codes for MTDDAAVVLEPGRQIQTLDELTDEQADAVLALIEDAARTDGTTAVSEQGRLQLRGGAREGIRHFLLTADGRLAGYGQLEDTDPVEAPAAELVVHPALRGRGHGRTLGTALLAASGKRIRVWAHGGKSAARHLAQVLGLTLFRELRQLRRPLGVSTDTDTAPLPEAVLPAGVTVRTFVPGSDDAAWLALNAAAFAHHPEQGSLTQRDLNDRIAQPWFDAAGFFLAERDGELIGFHWTKVHAEQQLGEVYVLGVRPGAQGGGLGKALTAIGLRHLAGAGLPTAMLYVDADNPAALAVYEGLGFSTHEVDLMYRTES; via the coding sequence ATGACTGACGACGCAGCAGTGGTCCTGGAGCCGGGACGGCAGATCCAGACCCTCGACGAACTGACGGACGAACAGGCCGACGCCGTTCTCGCCCTGATCGAGGACGCGGCCCGCACCGACGGCACCACCGCCGTGTCCGAGCAGGGCCGGCTCCAGCTGCGCGGCGGAGCCAGGGAGGGGATCCGTCACTTCCTCCTCACCGCCGACGGACGGCTCGCCGGATACGGGCAACTGGAGGACACCGACCCGGTGGAGGCCCCCGCCGCCGAGCTCGTGGTCCACCCCGCGCTGCGCGGGCGCGGGCACGGGCGGACGCTGGGCACCGCCCTGCTGGCCGCCTCGGGCAAGCGGATCCGGGTGTGGGCGCACGGCGGCAAGTCAGCGGCCCGGCACCTCGCGCAGGTGCTCGGCCTGACCCTGTTCCGCGAACTGCGCCAGCTCCGCCGCCCGCTCGGCGTGTCCACCGACACGGACACGGCCCCCCTGCCGGAGGCCGTCCTGCCCGCCGGCGTGACCGTACGCACCTTCGTGCCCGGCTCCGACGACGCCGCCTGGCTGGCCCTCAACGCGGCGGCCTTCGCCCACCACCCCGAGCAGGGCTCGCTCACGCAGCGGGACCTGAACGACCGCATCGCGCAGCCCTGGTTCGACGCCGCGGGCTTCTTCCTCGCGGAGCGGGACGGCGAACTGATCGGCTTCCACTGGACGAAGGTGCACGCCGAGCAGCAGCTCGGCGAGGTCTACGTCCTCGGAGTGCGCCCCGGCGCGCAGGGCGGCGGCCTCGGCAAGGCCCTCACGGCGATCGGGCTGCGCCACCTGGCCGGGGCGGGCCTGCCCACGGCGATGCTCTACGTGGACGCCGACAACCCGGCGGCCCTGGCCGTGTACGAAGGCCTCGGCTTCTCCACCCACGAGGTGGACCTGATGTACCGCACGGAGAGCTGA